A portion of the Moraxella ovis genome contains these proteins:
- the secE gene encoding preprotein translocase subunit SecE, with protein MSDNKDNFDTQAETVASNGPAQQKQSVTISKENVVEVAKRRSAKDYILWLLAIVSLISATLVTEYLPRYWAEGNNVWVQLGITVALVVFAIICLVFTNQGRAFKTLLKDAGIELRRVTWPSKDETFRYTWQVILAMIIIGFIIWLLDNIFNKIIGFILN; from the coding sequence ATGAGCGATAATAAAGATAATTTTGATACCCAAGCTGAAACTGTGGCGTCAAATGGTCCAGCTCAGCAAAAACAGTCTGTCACCATCTCTAAAGAAAACGTTGTTGAGGTTGCTAAAAGACGCTCAGCCAAAGACTATATTCTGTGGCTATTGGCAATTGTTTCTTTAATTAGTGCTACCTTGGTGACGGAATATCTGCCAAGATATTGGGCGGAAGGTAATAATGTTTGGGTGCAGCTGGGTATTACAGTTGCTTTGGTTGTTTTTGCTATTATTTGTCTGGTATTTACCAATCAAGGTCGCGCCTTTAAGACGCTATTAAAAGACGCGGGCATCGAATTGCGCCGTGTGACTTGGCCAAGCAAAGATGAGACTTTCCGTTATACATGGCAAGTGATTTTGGCGATGATTATTATTGGTTTTATCATCTGGTTGCTTGACAATATTTTTAATAAGATTATTGGTTTTATTTTAAATTAA